From Pirellulales bacterium, a single genomic window includes:
- the atpF gene encoding F0F1 ATP synthase subunit B, with protein MGVLRIALVLLVGASVTLALATGTALAQGHGADEHAAEAAHGDSHGAEAAHGGEAHGGSHGTDSGGSHGGHEDPSPLTVDFDLAIFTVLIFGILLAVLWKFAWGPISAALDLRERKISDNIAAAEQLNQEAKKLLAEYEARLNAAREEVRGILDEARRDAEHAGQEIVAKARADAQAETQRGKHEIETATAQALNELAKSSANLAVDLAGKIVGAKLTASDHARLIEESLASFPRGDHRQN; from the coding sequence ATGGGCGTGTTGCGTATTGCATTGGTTCTGCTCGTGGGCGCGAGCGTCACGCTCGCGCTGGCCACTGGCACGGCGCTGGCCCAAGGGCATGGCGCGGACGAGCACGCGGCTGAAGCTGCACACGGCGACAGCCACGGCGCCGAAGCCGCGCATGGTGGTGAAGCGCATGGTGGCAGCCACGGCACGGATAGTGGCGGTAGCCACGGCGGGCACGAAGACCCCAGCCCCCTGACGGTCGACTTCGATCTGGCCATCTTCACGGTGCTGATCTTCGGCATCTTGCTGGCCGTGCTGTGGAAGTTTGCCTGGGGGCCGATTTCCGCGGCGCTCGATTTGCGCGAGCGGAAGATCTCGGACAACATCGCCGCCGCCGAACAGCTCAACCAGGAGGCCAAGAAGCTCCTGGCCGAGTACGAGGCCCGGCTCAATGCTGCCCGCGAGGAAGTCCGCGGCATTCTCGACGAAGCCCGGCGCGACGCCGAGCATGCCGGGCAGGAGATCGTTGCCAAGGCCCGGGCCGACGCCCAGGCCGAAACGCAGCGTGGCAAGCATGAGATCGAAACCGCCACGGCCCAAGCCCTCAACGAACTGGCCAAATCCAGCGCCAACCTGGCGGTGGACCTGGCCGGCAAGATTGTCGGCGCCAAGCTCACGGCAAGCGACCATGCAAGGTTGATCGAAGAGTCGCTGGCGAGCTTCCCTCGCGGGGATCACCGCCAGAATTAG
- a CDS encoding UvrB/UvrC motif-containing protein, whose product MSRDISNILNGWDFDPERVSVRIIAGEDGREKIQLRLDLGLLQMEIDGRPDGQRPEGCESWLEFYRRAQQDHDTAHPDSAPFTLAEDDCERLLREGVQYYHRYLSFWHLERYELCARDTRRNLILFKFVRDHAKNDRDRLRFDQWRPYVTMMHSRAVATPFVELGDYPTAVTAIDAGIRDIRAFLEDYGQSEKADECAELVQLVRWRDELAAKTAAPLLSAPTDELSGLHRQLAEAVRDERFEEAARLRDAIRHKSQKAE is encoded by the coding sequence GTGTCACGCGACATTTCGAACATACTCAACGGTTGGGACTTCGACCCTGAACGGGTGTCGGTCCGCATCATCGCCGGCGAAGACGGGCGCGAGAAAATCCAATTGCGGCTCGATCTGGGCCTTTTGCAGATGGAAATCGACGGCCGCCCCGACGGCCAGCGTCCGGAAGGCTGCGAGTCGTGGCTGGAGTTTTATCGCCGCGCCCAGCAGGACCACGACACGGCGCACCCTGATTCGGCCCCCTTTACGCTGGCGGAGGACGATTGCGAGCGGCTGCTGCGCGAGGGGGTGCAGTACTACCATCGCTATTTAAGCTTTTGGCACTTGGAGCGCTACGAGCTGTGCGCCCGAGACACGCGGCGCAACCTGATCCTCTTCAAATTCGTCCGCGACCATGCCAAGAACGACCGGGATCGCTTGCGATTCGATCAGTGGCGGCCTTATGTCACGATGATGCACTCGCGCGCGGTGGCGACGCCGTTCGTCGAGCTGGGAGACTATCCGACCGCGGTCACAGCCATCGATGCCGGCATCCGCGACATCCGGGCGTTTCTGGAAGACTACGGCCAGTCGGAAAAGGCCGACGAATGCGCCGAGCTCGTGCAACTGGTGCGCTGGCGCGACGAGCTGGCCGCCAAAACGGCGGCCCCGCTCTTGAGCGCGCCCACGGACGAACTTTCGGGTTTGCATCGGCAACTGGCCGAGGCGGTGCGCGACGAGCGCTTCGAGGAGGCCGCGCGACTGCGCGACGCCATTCGCCACAAATCCCAGAAGGCCGAATAG
- the atpE gene encoding ATP synthase F0 subunit C: protein MYLGGAFGAGLVILGAGAGIGKIGSSAVESMSRQPEAAGNIQTAMIIAAALIEGATFFGLIVCMLFNN, encoded by the coding sequence ATCTACCTCGGCGGTGCCTTTGGCGCGGGCCTCGTGATCCTCGGCGCCGGTGCCGGCATCGGCAAGATCGGTAGCTCGGCCGTGGAGAGCATGTCGCGTCAGCCGGAAGCGGCGGGCAACATCCAGACGGCCATGATCATCGCGGCCGCTCTGATCGAAGGTGCCACGTTCTTCGGTCTGATCGTTTGTATGTTGTTCAATAACTAG
- the atpB gene encoding F0F1 ATP synthase subunit A encodes MASDVFDPGHLFGHVQDAEHIEVSTKVVPSGKIVLPQPLRMDEPLWSGKTGVESVDKIRIFQPLELKFTKFMLLEMIVALVVAVVFIRLANKMSAGDRPKGRMWNLLEAMLLYIRDDVARPAIGEHDADRFLPFLWTMFFFVLGCNLLGLVPWAGSATGALATTGALAFMTFATVVGAGMAQSGFVGFFKSQVPHMDLPGPLAIFLIPMIFVIEMMGLLIKHFVLAVRLLANMMAGHLVLAVIVAFIAASAGSAVFWGVMPASVLGATALNLLELFVAFLQAYIFTFLSALFIGMAVHPH; translated from the coding sequence ATGGCTAGTGATGTATTCGATCCGGGCCATCTGTTCGGCCACGTTCAAGACGCCGAGCACATCGAGGTCTCGACCAAGGTCGTGCCCAGCGGCAAGATCGTCCTGCCGCAGCCGCTGCGGATGGACGAGCCCTTGTGGAGCGGCAAGACGGGGGTTGAATCGGTCGACAAGATTCGCATTTTTCAGCCGCTCGAGCTGAAGTTCACCAAGTTCATGCTGTTGGAAATGATCGTGGCCTTGGTCGTGGCCGTGGTCTTCATCCGGCTGGCCAACAAGATGTCGGCCGGCGATCGTCCCAAGGGGCGCATGTGGAACTTGCTCGAGGCGATGCTCTTGTACATCCGCGACGACGTCGCCCGCCCCGCCATCGGCGAGCACGACGCCGATCGCTTTTTGCCGTTTTTGTGGACGATGTTCTTCTTCGTGCTCGGTTGCAACCTGCTGGGCCTGGTTCCCTGGGCCGGTTCGGCGACCGGGGCATTGGCCACGACCGGCGCCTTGGCCTTTATGACGTTCGCCACCGTCGTCGGCGCCGGCATGGCGCAGTCGGGCTTTGTCGGCTTCTTCAAGTCGCAGGTGCCGCACATGGACCTGCCGGGTCCGCTGGCGATCTTTTTGATCCCGATGATCTTTGTCATCGAAATGATGGGGCTGCTCATCAAGCATTTCGTGTTGGCCGTGCGTCTTCTGGCCAACATGATGGCCGGCCACCTGGTGCTGGCCGTGATCGTGGCGTTTATCGCCGCCAGCGCCGGCTCCGCCGTTTTCTGGGGCGTCATGCCGGCCAGCGTACTCGGCGCGACCGCGCTCAATTTGCTCGAGTTGTTCGTGGCCTTTTTGCAGGCCTACATTTTTACGTTCTTGTCCGCGTTGTTCATCGGCATGGCCGTCCACCCGCACTAA
- a CDS encoding DUF4912 domain-containing protein codes for MAKKRGVRGWHSMRKDQLVKVLTRLARTVSKGRTQAAVPATRKSNVTVLNAKGLSAKLSGGKPMNGKAAGGVAKATIAKAAMAKAAAPKNAPARLRKPQPRPVAKPKDPAIVKRLQDAKEKQNRWKSLAFEATNGKQSRQVKDRLVAMVRDSFWLHAYWELTRTGVERAEAAMGKDWHGAKPVLRIFEVSGGGSTTAAERLWRTIEIHGGVNNWYIDVVDPPKSYRLDIGYLSADGKFFVLCRSNVVTTPVPGTSDAIDGNWAAVAEDFEKVYALSGGYSAEGPNLELQQLFEERLRRPMGSPMATRFGPGAEALAGKKRDFHFELDAELIVFGATEPDAHVTLQGDPVRLRPDGTFTVRFSLPNCRQVIPAVASSANGLEQRTVVLAVERNTKAMEPLVRDAND; via the coding sequence ATGGCCAAGAAGCGCGGCGTGCGCGGCTGGCATTCGATGCGTAAGGACCAACTCGTCAAGGTCCTGACGCGATTGGCCCGGACGGTGAGCAAGGGGCGCACGCAGGCCGCAGTGCCCGCCACGAGAAAGTCGAATGTCACGGTGTTAAACGCAAAAGGGCTCAGCGCGAAGCTCTCCGGTGGGAAGCCCATGAACGGAAAGGCAGCGGGCGGCGTTGCCAAAGCCACGATTGCCAAAGCCGCGATGGCCAAAGCGGCTGCTCCGAAGAACGCGCCGGCCCGGCTGCGGAAGCCCCAGCCGCGTCCGGTCGCCAAGCCCAAGGATCCGGCCATCGTCAAGCGCCTGCAAGACGCCAAAGAGAAACAGAATCGCTGGAAGAGCCTGGCTTTCGAAGCCACCAACGGAAAGCAATCGCGACAGGTCAAGGACCGCCTCGTGGCGATGGTTCGCGATTCTTTCTGGCTCCATGCCTATTGGGAATTGACACGCACCGGTGTCGAGCGAGCAGAAGCCGCCATGGGCAAGGATTGGCATGGCGCCAAGCCCGTGTTGCGGATCTTCGAGGTTTCGGGCGGAGGATCGACGACCGCCGCGGAACGGCTGTGGCGGACGATCGAAATCCACGGCGGCGTCAACAACTGGTACATCGACGTCGTCGATCCGCCGAAGAGCTATCGCTTGGACATCGGCTACCTGTCGGCGGACGGCAAGTTCTTCGTCCTGTGCCGCAGCAATGTCGTTACCACACCCGTGCCGGGAACGAGTGACGCCATCGACGGCAACTGGGCCGCCGTGGCCGAGGATTTCGAGAAGGTGTACGCGCTCAGCGGCGGCTACTCGGCCGAGGGGCCGAATCTCGAGCTGCAGCAACTGTTCGAAGAGCGTCTGCGCCGGCCGATGGGTTCGCCGATGGCGACCCGTTTCGGACCGGGGGCCGAGGCCTTGGCGGGCAAGAAGCGCGACTTTCATTTCGAGCTCGACGCCGAGTTGATTGTCTTTGGCGCTACCGAGCCCGATGCCCATGTCACGCTCCAGGGCGATCCGGTGCGGCTGCGTCCCGACGGGACGTTCACGGTTCGCTTCAGCTTGCCCAACTGCCGGCAAGTGATTCCGGCCGTGGCCAGCAGTGCCAACGGTTTGGAGCAGCGGACGGTGGTGCTGGCCGTGGAGCGGAACACCAAGGCGATGGAGCCGTTGGTCCGCGACGCGAACGACTAG
- the atpA gene encoding F0F1 ATP synthase subunit alpha, translating into MKFKADEIASVIQQEIEQYESQVDVREVGRVLEVGDGIARVYGLSGVMAGEMVEFPNGVTGLAFNLEEHSVGVIILGDYLTINEGDEVKSTGRLLSVPVGDAVIGRVVDPLGNPLDGKGPIVTNDRRPVEFMAPGIAQRQPVREPMQTGIKAIDAMTPIGRGQRELIIGDRKTGKTAIGIDAIINQRNSGVKCFYVAVGQKESTVAGVIEALRKNGAMDYTTVILSGASSPAPLQYVAPYAGTAMAEHFMYNGGHALIVYDDLSKQAVAYRQLSLLMRRPPGREAYPGDVFYAHSRLLERSAKLSDELGGGSLTSLPIIETLEGEVSAYIPTNVISITDGQIYLQPDLFFAGQRPAMNAGISVSRVGGAAQIPAMKKVAGGLRLDLAAFRELEAFAQLGTDLDAATQSRLDRGYRMIELLKQGQYQPMDVIDEVLSIYAGTRGHLDKIPRAEVAGWEQDFLRFMREQKSEIRNKIAETKKLEDDTTAALEKAITEFQAQYATKKK; encoded by the coding sequence ATGAAATTCAAAGCCGACGAGATCGCTTCAGTCATCCAGCAGGAAATTGAGCAGTACGAATCGCAGGTCGACGTCCGCGAAGTCGGACGCGTTCTCGAGGTCGGCGACGGCATTGCGCGCGTGTACGGCCTGTCCGGCGTCATGGCCGGCGAAATGGTCGAATTCCCCAATGGCGTCACCGGGCTGGCCTTCAACCTCGAAGAGCATTCGGTCGGCGTGATCATCCTGGGCGATTACCTGACCATCAATGAAGGGGACGAGGTCAAGAGCACCGGTCGCCTGCTGAGCGTTCCGGTCGGCGACGCCGTGATCGGCCGCGTGGTCGATCCGCTCGGCAATCCGCTCGACGGCAAGGGACCGATCGTCACGAACGATCGCCGCCCGGTCGAATTCATGGCCCCCGGCATCGCCCAACGGCAGCCGGTGCGCGAGCCGATGCAGACCGGCATCAAGGCCATCGACGCCATGACCCCCATCGGTCGCGGTCAGCGCGAGTTGATCATCGGCGATCGCAAAACGGGCAAGACGGCGATCGGCATCGACGCCATCATCAATCAGCGCAATAGCGGCGTGAAGTGCTTCTACGTCGCCGTTGGTCAGAAGGAATCGACCGTGGCCGGCGTCATCGAGGCGTTGCGCAAGAACGGCGCCATGGACTACACCACCGTGATCCTTTCCGGCGCAAGCTCGCCGGCCCCGCTGCAATATGTCGCTCCCTACGCGGGCACGGCGATGGCCGAGCATTTCATGTACAACGGCGGCCACGCCTTGATCGTTTACGACGATCTTTCGAAGCAAGCCGTGGCATACCGCCAATTGTCGCTGTTGATGCGGCGTCCGCCGGGCCGCGAGGCTTACCCGGGCGACGTGTTCTACGCTCACAGCCGCTTGCTCGAACGTTCGGCCAAGCTCAGCGACGAACTGGGCGGCGGCTCGCTCACTTCGTTGCCGATCATCGAAACCCTGGAAGGCGAGGTGTCGGCCTACATTCCGACGAACGTGATTTCGATTACCGATGGGCAGATCTACTTGCAGCCGGACTTGTTCTTCGCCGGTCAGCGGCCGGCCATGAACGCCGGTATTTCGGTATCCCGCGTCGGTGGCGCCGCGCAGATTCCGGCCATGAAGAAGGTGGCCGGCGGTTTGCGGCTCGACCTGGCGGCCTTCCGCGAATTGGAAGCGTTTGCCCAGCTCGGCACCGACCTGGACGCGGCCACGCAGTCGCGCCTCGATCGCGGCTACCGCATGATCGAGCTGTTGAAGCAGGGCCAATACCAGCCGATGGACGTGATCGACGAGGTGCTCAGCATCTACGCCGGCACCCGCGGCCACTTGGACAAGATCCCCCGCGCCGAGGTCGCCGGTTGGGAGCAGGACTTCCTCCGCTTCATGCGCGAGCAAAAGTCCGAGATCCGCAACAAGATCGCCGAGACCAAGAAGCTCGAAGACGACACGACGGCCGCCCTGGAAAAGGCCATCACCGAGTTCCAGGCGCAATACGCCACGAAGAAGAAATAG
- a CDS encoding AtpZ/AtpI family protein, with protein MPTQPPPDQSPITVAMQWATRIMTLAIEMVVPGLGGFWLDDRLGTKALFTLIGFGLGGAFALWQLLRMTKSPSGRTTNSGSGENREQRGP; from the coding sequence GTGCCCACTCAGCCTCCCCCTGACCAATCGCCGATCACCGTCGCCATGCAATGGGCGACGCGGATCATGACGTTGGCGATCGAGATGGTGGTGCCGGGATTGGGCGGATTCTGGCTCGACGATCGCTTGGGAACCAAGGCGCTGTTTACGTTGATCGGATTCGGCCTGGGGGGCGCCTTCGCCCTCTGGCAACTGTTGAGGATGACGAAATCGCCCTCGGGGCGGACGACGAACTCGGGTTCGGGCGAGAACCGGGAACAACGCGGACCGTGA
- the atpH gene encoding ATP synthase F1 subunit delta, with amino-acid sequence MSQSSAQPETNEAATEPGAQRVAEVYAKALIAAAEKSGATAAALEELSAIDSEVLERYPRLTALFGSGFVSAEDKVKIVDRTFAGRVSALVLNFLRVLAEHERLELLRDIVRAARKQYDEMRGLLRVEVTTASPLTDELAAKIQQQLRGMFGGEPVLVPKIKPELIGGVVLRVGDAVYDGSVAARLADIRGRIINRSVHEIQSRRDRFSHPAGN; translated from the coding sequence ATGTCGCAAAGCTCCGCCCAGCCCGAAACGAACGAAGCCGCCACCGAACCCGGTGCGCAGCGCGTGGCCGAGGTGTACGCCAAGGCGCTCATTGCGGCGGCCGAAAAGAGCGGGGCCACGGCGGCGGCGCTCGAGGAGCTATCGGCCATCGACAGCGAAGTGCTCGAGCGCTATCCACGATTGACCGCGCTGTTTGGCTCGGGTTTCGTCAGTGCCGAGGACAAGGTCAAGATCGTCGACCGCACGTTCGCGGGCCGCGTCTCGGCGCTGGTGCTCAACTTCCTGCGCGTGCTGGCCGAACACGAGCGGTTGGAGCTGTTGCGCGACATCGTGCGCGCCGCACGGAAGCAATACGACGAGATGCGCGGGCTGCTGCGCGTCGAGGTCACCACGGCCAGCCCGCTCACCGATGAGCTGGCGGCCAAGATTCAACAACAATTACGTGGCATGTTTGGCGGCGAGCCTGTGCTCGTCCCCAAGATCAAGCCCGAGCTGATCGGCGGCGTCGTCCTGCGCGTGGGCGATGCGGTGTACGACGGTTCGGTGGCGGCGCGGCTGGCAGACATCCGCGGTCGCATCATCAACAGGAGCGTCCATGAAATTCAAAGCCGACGAGATCGCTTCAGTCATCCAGCAGGAAATTGA